The proteins below come from a single Phycisphaerae bacterium genomic window:
- a CDS encoding NPCBM/NEW2 domain-containing protein, whose amino-acid sequence MAQRDAWVRAHLPAQSSGLSPAPESAKRSQPGLTAWTSLGPTFCNQLPTLPMQIADQKFEHGLFCHAPGRVRVCLPGPARSFAAVVGILTNAASQGGSVIFSVDVGEKRLVSSPVMHRGEAGKFVTAELDGAQEFILSVGCAGDGLSSDQGVWGDPKVTLADGKEVYIADLPLYDALTAERLGTVPPFSFTYGQQHSDQLLPTWTFREDRDTSDPGKTTRVRSYTDPKTGLVARHSITEYASFPTVEWTLAFKNTGSADTPIIEGILPLDSRFERGEDGEFLLHYAVGSPCQPNDYEPLEVRLGPKAAQRVNTAGGRPTNTHLPYFNIETGRNSGVIAVIGWSGQWAAQFTRDHGNSLRVTGGQEATSFRLHPGEEVRSPMAVLQFYKGDWIRSQNVWRSWMMECNVPRHDGKVLQPFIYGCTGNSYPGLKTDAATELQFFESYAREDLLPDYWNQDAGWYPCGDGWWNVGTWEVDRTRWPKGLRQASDWHHAHGVKQIVWFEPERAAAGTWLTQNHPGWCYGGPGGGLMKIGDPYFRLWITDRVDQLLTSEGIDFYRQDFNIDPLLYWRAADAEDRQGIEEIRHVEGYLAFWDELIKRHPKLWIDSCASGGRRNDLETLRRAVPILRSDYAGNPKDPNYDVLSQQNHIHGISLWMPYHGSGFEHIDLYWARSVMMGPIVGIGIDTRKPDWDYDLTRKIRRQVKQVQKCYLGDYWPLMPYSKDANAWAAYQFDLPDAGEGVVHAFRRKTCPDSSIALKLRGLDPEARYVFQDIDGAEPRAIKGQELLETGLKVTAANPQTALLFTYRRQP is encoded by the coding sequence ATGGCCCAGCGCGACGCTTGGGTACGCGCCCACCTCCCCGCCCAATCGTCTGGACTGTCGCCGGCGCCTGAATCAGCGAAGCGGTCCCAGCCCGGCCTGACCGCCTGGACCAGTCTGGGCCCAACGTTCTGCAACCAGCTTCCCACCCTGCCCATGCAGATCGCCGACCAGAAGTTCGAACACGGCCTCTTCTGCCACGCCCCCGGCCGCGTGCGAGTGTGTCTGCCCGGACCGGCTAGATCCTTCGCGGCGGTGGTCGGTATTCTCACCAACGCCGCTTCCCAGGGCGGTAGCGTCATCTTCTCTGTCGACGTCGGCGAGAAGCGGCTTGTCTCGTCTCCGGTCATGCACCGCGGCGAAGCGGGCAAGTTCGTCACCGCGGAGCTGGACGGGGCCCAGGAGTTCATCCTCTCGGTGGGATGCGCCGGCGACGGTCTCAGCAGCGACCAAGGCGTCTGGGGCGACCCCAAGGTCACACTGGCCGACGGCAAGGAAGTCTACATCGCCGATCTCCCCCTGTATGACGCTCTGACCGCCGAACGTCTCGGTACCGTGCCGCCCTTCTCCTTCACCTACGGCCAGCAACATTCCGACCAGTTGCTGCCCACCTGGACCTTCAGGGAAGATCGCGACACGTCGGATCCCGGGAAAACCACCCGCGTCCGCTCTTACACCGATCCGAAGACCGGTCTGGTCGCACGCCACAGCATCACAGAGTACGCCAGTTTTCCAACCGTCGAATGGACGCTTGCCTTCAAGAACACCGGCTCGGCCGACACGCCGATCATCGAGGGGATCCTCCCGCTCGATTCCCGCTTCGAGCGCGGTGAGGACGGCGAGTTCCTGCTGCACTACGCCGTGGGTAGCCCCTGTCAGCCCAACGACTACGAGCCGCTCGAAGTCCGGCTGGGGCCGAAAGCCGCCCAACGCGTCAACACCGCCGGCGGCCGCCCGACCAATACGCATCTGCCCTATTTCAATATCGAGACAGGCAGGAACAGCGGCGTGATCGCGGTCATCGGCTGGTCCGGCCAGTGGGCCGCGCAGTTTACCCGCGACCACGGCAACAGCCTCCGCGTCACCGGCGGCCAGGAGGCGACCTCCTTCCGCTTGCACCCCGGCGAGGAAGTCCGTAGCCCGATGGCCGTCCTGCAGTTCTACAAGGGCGATTGGATCCGATCGCAGAACGTCTGGCGGTCATGGATGATGGAATGCAACGTGCCCCGGCACGACGGCAAGGTACTCCAGCCATTCATCTACGGCTGCACGGGCAACTCCTATCCCGGCCTCAAGACCGACGCCGCCACCGAACTGCAGTTCTTCGAGAGCTACGCCAGGGAAGACCTCCTTCCTGACTACTGGAACCAGGACGCCGGCTGGTATCCCTGTGGCGACGGCTGGTGGAACGTGGGTACCTGGGAAGTCGACAGGACCCGTTGGCCCAAGGGCCTCCGGCAGGCCAGCGACTGGCATCATGCCCACGGCGTCAAACAGATCGTCTGGTTCGAGCCCGAAAGGGCGGCCGCCGGTACCTGGCTGACTCAGAACCACCCGGGATGGTGTTACGGCGGCCCCGGCGGGGGACTGATGAAGATCGGCGATCCGTACTTCCGCCTGTGGATCACCGATCGCGTCGATCAACTCCTCACCTCCGAGGGCATCGACTTCTACCGGCAGGACTTCAATATCGACCCGCTGCTGTACTGGCGAGCCGCCGACGCCGAGGATCGGCAGGGCATCGAGGAAATCCGGCACGTCGAAGGTTATCTGGCCTTCTGGGACGAGTTGATCAAGCGGCATCCGAAACTGTGGATCGACTCGTGCGCGTCCGGAGGCCGGCGCAACGATCTCGAAACGCTTCGCCGGGCCGTGCCGATCCTGCGAAGCGATTACGCCGGCAACCCCAAAGATCCCAACTATGACGTGCTCAGCCAGCAGAACCACATCCACGGCATCAGTCTCTGGATGCCCTATCACGGCTCCGGATTCGAGCACATCGATCTGTATTGGGCTCGCAGCGTCATGATGGGGCCGATCGTCGGCATCGGCATCGATACCCGGAAACCAGATTGGGATTACGATCTGACCCGCAAGATCCGCAGGCAGGTCAAACAGGTCCAGAAGTGCTACCTCGGCGACTACTGGCCACTGATGCCCTACAGCAAGGACGCCAACGCGTGGGCCGCGTACCAGTTCGACCTGCCCGACGCCGGCGAGGGCGTCGTGCATGCCTTCCGCAGGAAAACATGCCCGGATTCGTCCATCGCCCTTAAGCTCCGTGGACTCGATCCTGAGGCCCGCTACGTGTTCCAGGATATCGACGGCGCCGAACCGCGCGCGATCAAGGGCCAGGAGCTGCTCGAAACCGGACTGAAAGTGACCGCGGCGAACCCGCAGACCGCGCTGCTGTTCACCTATCGTCGCCAGCCATGA
- the rsmA gene encoding ribosomal RNA small subunit methyltransferase A gives MAQTKHQIQALLTTAGIRPLKRFGQHFLIDGNLMRKLVAAAGIRSDDVVLEVGPGTGSLTQELVALAGHVVAVEIDNTLQAVCRQVIGPSDRFTLIHTDVLESKNRIAPAVGKELAARHQILGGRIALVANLPYQVATPLIINLLLHELSVSPLCFTVQAEVANRFLAAPCTKDYGPVSIRTQALATTERVANVPPEAFWPVPEVDSAMLRIDRHSDAPISPAVQNELNRLVHGCFNHRRKTLRWSLRNLLNQRQLTRAEQDGRWDLSLRPECIRVAQWVALAGFCATES, from the coding sequence GTGGCCCAGACCAAACATCAGATCCAGGCCCTCCTGACCACCGCAGGCATCCGGCCGCTCAAACGGTTCGGCCAGCACTTCCTGATCGACGGAAACCTGATGCGGAAGCTCGTCGCAGCGGCCGGCATCCGCTCCGACGACGTGGTGCTCGAGGTCGGCCCGGGAACCGGCTCGCTGACCCAGGAACTCGTGGCCCTCGCGGGCCATGTGGTCGCCGTCGAAATCGACAACACTCTCCAGGCAGTCTGCCGCCAAGTGATCGGTCCAAGCGACCGCTTCACGCTGATCCATACCGACGTCCTCGAAAGCAAGAACCGCATCGCACCGGCCGTGGGCAAAGAACTCGCCGCTAGGCACCAGATCCTCGGCGGGAGAATCGCCTTGGTCGCCAATCTGCCCTACCAGGTCGCCACACCCCTGATTATCAACCTCCTGCTGCACGAGCTCTCAGTCTCGCCCCTCTGTTTCACTGTTCAGGCCGAAGTCGCCAACCGCTTCTTGGCCGCCCCCTGCACCAAGGATTACGGGCCGGTCAGTATCAGGACCCAAGCCTTGGCCACGACCGAGCGGGTGGCGAACGTCCCCCCCGAGGCCTTCTGGCCGGTGCCGGAGGTCGACTCGGCCATGCTGCGGATCGACCGTCATTCGGATGCGCCCATCTCCCCGGCGGTCCAAAACGAACTGAACCGGCTGGTCCACGGCTGCTTCAACCATCGCCGCAAGACCCTCCGCTGGAGCCTGCGAAATCTGTTGAACCAGCGGCAGCTCACCCGTGCTGAGCAGGATGGCCGGTGGGACCTGTCGCTTCGCCCGGAGTGTATCCGGGTCGCCCAGTGGGTGGCCCTGGCCGGTTTCTGTGCGACGGAGAGTTAG
- a CDS encoding glycoside hydrolase family 97 protein: MHRIFLSSGFVLVGLGFAMVSARARADAVKPVTVTSPGGHVHVQISLHTAGQGGAVPRYRVTFKERPVIVDSPLQIDLADGTRLGSDSVIEGARTTTIDTEYRQHPGKRSRVVDHGFETVISLHERREPVRKWELVVRAYDEGAALRYRFPRQQGCDSLVVASERTGVAFPEGTIAFALPLNSFTTPYEKRYQRKLVAELPADWLLGLPLLVEVPGTAWAAVTEANLTDYAGMYLARQSGTGAALVSRLSPLPEEPKVAVRATLPHDSPWRVVLIADKPEKLIGSDLLLNLNAPCAIKETSWIKSGKTTFPWWNGFYEENLPFKCDLNTATAKYYIDFCAEAGIPCHSLDGRNDLAWYGGPIGYQGADPTKAVDGLDIPEILRHAKHKGVRIRLWMHWMAARNHMTHAFPLYREWGIEGVMVDFMDRDDQQMVRFLHDLLKLAAENQLTVTLHGVSKPTGLERTFPNLLTSEAVLSLEYDKWDKVGVLPEHEVMVPFTRMLAGPLDFHQGSFRTVPVANFKPRNAAPLIMGTPCRTLASYVVFQNHLPMVADYPSAYRGHPLTPVLARIPTTWDDTIGLAGAPGEYVVVARRSGSGWWIGAMTNREAREIEIPLGFLGGDRYHAAIYRDELTAAHGVQIESRRVKDVHPIRVRLDPGGGCVMNLLPLTANP, from the coding sequence ATGCACCGTATCTTCCTCTCTTCGGGGTTCGTTCTTGTGGGGCTCGGCTTCGCAATGGTGTCCGCCAGGGCGAGAGCCGATGCGGTCAAACCTGTGACCGTGACCTCGCCCGGTGGCCATGTTCACGTGCAAATCTCGCTCCATACGGCTGGCCAAGGTGGGGCGGTGCCTCGATATCGGGTGACGTTCAAAGAACGTCCGGTGATTGTCGACTCTCCATTGCAGATTGACCTCGCCGACGGCACGAGGCTCGGATCGGATTCCGTGATCGAAGGCGCGCGGACGACAACCATCGATACCGAGTACCGCCAGCATCCCGGCAAGCGAAGTCGGGTTGTGGATCACGGTTTCGAGACGGTGATCTCGTTGCATGAACGCAGAGAACCCGTCCGGAAGTGGGAACTCGTTGTGCGCGCGTACGACGAGGGTGCCGCGCTTCGCTATCGTTTCCCACGCCAGCAAGGCTGCGACTCCCTCGTGGTTGCGAGCGAACGCACCGGAGTCGCCTTCCCAGAGGGCACGATCGCATTCGCCCTCCCGCTGAACAGCTTTACGACGCCGTACGAGAAGCGCTATCAGCGCAAGCTCGTCGCCGAATTGCCCGCCGATTGGCTGCTGGGCCTTCCACTCTTGGTCGAGGTGCCGGGAACCGCATGGGCCGCGGTCACCGAGGCCAATCTCACCGATTACGCCGGAATGTACTTGGCCCGGCAGTCCGGCACCGGCGCGGCACTGGTCAGTCGCCTTTCTCCGTTGCCGGAAGAGCCCAAGGTCGCGGTGCGGGCCACCCTGCCCCACGATTCCCCTTGGCGAGTGGTCCTGATTGCCGATAAGCCCGAGAAACTGATCGGGTCGGACCTGCTGCTCAACCTCAACGCCCCCTGCGCAATCAAGGAGACCTCCTGGATCAAATCGGGAAAGACGACGTTTCCCTGGTGGAACGGTTTCTATGAAGAGAACCTCCCTTTCAAGTGTGATCTGAACACCGCGACCGCCAAGTACTACATCGACTTCTGCGCCGAGGCGGGAATCCCCTGCCACTCGCTTGATGGCCGGAATGATCTGGCTTGGTACGGTGGCCCCATCGGTTATCAGGGCGCAGACCCGACCAAAGCCGTGGATGGACTCGATATTCCTGAAATCCTGCGCCACGCCAAGCACAAGGGCGTGCGAATCCGCTTGTGGATGCACTGGATGGCCGCCCGCAATCACATGACCCACGCTTTCCCCCTCTATCGTGAGTGGGGCATTGAGGGCGTCATGGTCGATTTCATGGATCGCGACGACCAGCAGATGGTGCGGTTCCTGCACGATCTGCTCAAACTGGCAGCCGAGAACCAGTTGACCGTCACTCTTCACGGCGTGTCCAAGCCAACCGGTCTGGAACGTACCTTCCCCAACCTGCTCACCAGCGAGGCGGTCCTCAGTCTGGAATACGACAAGTGGGACAAGGTCGGCGTGCTTCCTGAGCATGAGGTCATGGTCCCGTTCACCCGCATGTTGGCCGGTCCGCTCGATTTCCACCAGGGTTCATTCCGCACCGTGCCGGTCGCCAACTTCAAGCCGCGCAACGCGGCCCCGCTGATCATGGGTACACCCTGCCGAACACTGGCCAGCTACGTGGTATTCCAAAACCACCTGCCCATGGTCGCAGACTACCCGTCGGCCTATCGCGGCCACCCGCTGACGCCGGTACTGGCCCGTATCCCTACCACTTGGGACGACACCATAGGCTTGGCCGGTGCGCCAGGCGAGTATGTCGTGGTAGCCCGCAGATCCGGTAGCGGCTGGTGGATCGGAGCCATGACGAATCGGGAGGCACGGGAGATCGAAATCCCCCTTGGATTTCTGGGCGGCGATCGATACCACGCAGCGATCTATCGGGACGAGCTAACCGCAGCCCACGGTGTTCAGATCGAATCAAGAAGGGTGAAAGACGTCCATCCGATTCGTGTCCGGCTCGATCCAGGAGGTGGCTGCGTCATGAACCTGCTGCCACTCACCGCCAATCCCTAG
- a CDS encoding alpha-galactosidase, giving the protein MHTRSAAVLASIAVLVSAPPPCWAVKVTPGELARAREWAVAHFGNGEKIPSAEPPFSFTCAGKPAAECIKSWKAERRSTILDHARTERTITYTDAATGLVLTCRTVEYRDFPIIEWVLTFKNTGAADSPILENIQALDASFIRSGDGEFTLHSIKGDTCAADSYQPYAETMGPGFTKRMAPGGGRPTNGQFPFWNVATPGGGFMVAVGWPGQWLAQFDRQGQTALRIRAGQELTHFKLQPGEQLRSPLVVLQFYQGDWMRGQNLWRNWMVAHNIPRPDDKPVPTHYGACWSVDLHPDAASELAVLNGYIREKIDLDFYFIDAGWYPGKGNWFETTGTWEVDKTRFPNGIREVSDHARANGMQFVLWFEPERAWAGTWMAENHPDWVLGGKGGGLVNLGKPEAWKWVVERIDSLIVSEGVDVYRQDFNIDPLGFWRGNDSEDRQGVTEIKHVVGYLAYWDELLRRHPRLWLDSCASGGRRNDLETLRRSVPLLRSDAYGDTITQQCQTYGLSLWIPYHGSGQGTSDPYWFRSCIFPASRVGWDTRKTDLDYALLHKMIAEFRKVEPYLLADFYPLTAYSLEKTAWIAWQFDRPESGGGIVQAFRREACPEPSTTLKLRGLDPEARYDLTNFDGGEPQQMPGMDLLENGLKVTASSQPAALIYRYQRRP; this is encoded by the coding sequence ATGCACACGCGTTCAGCAGCGGTTCTGGCGTCGATTGCAGTGCTTGTGTCTGCACCGCCGCCCTGTTGGGCGGTGAAAGTGACCCCTGGCGAACTCGCCCGCGCTCGCGAGTGGGCCGTTGCCCACTTCGGCAATGGAGAGAAGATCCCATCGGCCGAGCCCCCGTTCTCCTTCACCTGTGCCGGCAAGCCAGCGGCCGAGTGCATCAAGTCCTGGAAAGCCGAACGTCGCTCCACCATACTCGACCACGCCAGGACCGAACGCACCATCACCTACACCGACGCGGCCACAGGACTGGTGCTCACCTGCCGGACCGTCGAGTACCGCGACTTTCCGATCATCGAGTGGGTCCTGACCTTCAAGAACACCGGCGCCGCCGACTCCCCCATCCTGGAGAATATCCAGGCTCTTGACGCGAGCTTCATTCGCTCCGGCGACGGCGAATTCACCCTTCATTCGATCAAGGGCGATACGTGTGCGGCCGACAGCTACCAACCCTACGCCGAGACCATGGGGCCGGGCTTCACCAAGCGTATGGCTCCAGGCGGCGGCCGGCCTACCAACGGCCAGTTCCCGTTCTGGAATGTCGCCACGCCAGGCGGCGGATTCATGGTGGCCGTCGGCTGGCCGGGCCAGTGGCTCGCTCAGTTCGATCGCCAAGGCCAAACCGCTCTACGGATCCGCGCGGGTCAGGAACTGACCCACTTCAAACTCCAGCCCGGCGAACAGCTCCGCTCTCCGCTCGTGGTCCTCCAATTCTACCAGGGCGACTGGATGCGCGGACAGAACCTCTGGCGAAACTGGATGGTCGCCCACAACATCCCCCGGCCAGACGACAAACCCGTCCCGACACACTACGGCGCCTGCTGGAGCGTCGATCTCCACCCTGACGCGGCAAGCGAGCTCGCGGTACTGAACGGCTACATCCGCGAGAAGATTGACCTGGATTTCTACTTCATCGACGCTGGCTGGTACCCGGGCAAAGGCAACTGGTTCGAAACCACCGGCACTTGGGAGGTCGACAAGACACGGTTCCCGAACGGCATACGGGAAGTCTCCGATCATGCCCGGGCCAACGGCATGCAGTTCGTGCTCTGGTTTGAGCCCGAGCGGGCCTGGGCGGGAACTTGGATGGCCGAGAACCACCCCGACTGGGTGCTCGGCGGTAAAGGCGGGGGGCTCGTCAATCTCGGCAAACCCGAGGCCTGGAAGTGGGTCGTCGAACGCATTGACAGCCTCATCGTCAGCGAAGGCGTCGATGTCTATCGCCAGGACTTCAACATCGACCCGCTCGGCTTCTGGCGCGGCAACGATTCCGAGGACCGCCAGGGCGTCACCGAGATCAAGCACGTCGTCGGCTACCTGGCCTACTGGGACGAGTTGCTCCGTCGTCATCCTAGACTCTGGCTGGATTCCTGCGCAAGCGGCGGCCGGCGCAACGATCTCGAAACCCTCCGGCGAAGCGTGCCTCTCCTGCGAAGCGACGCTTACGGCGACACGATTACCCAGCAGTGCCAAACCTACGGCCTCTCGCTGTGGATTCCGTACCACGGGTCCGGGCAGGGAACCAGCGATCCATACTGGTTCCGAAGCTGTATCTTCCCCGCGTCACGCGTCGGGTGGGATACCCGCAAAACCGACCTCGACTACGCGCTGCTCCACAAGATGATCGCCGAGTTCCGCAAGGTCGAGCCGTACCTGCTGGCCGACTTCTACCCCCTGACGGCGTACAGCCTCGAGAAGACCGCCTGGATCGCCTGGCAATTCGATAGGCCCGAATCCGGCGGAGGGATCGTGCAGGCTTTCCGCAGAGAGGCATGCCCGGAACCATCAACGACGCTCAAGCTCCGCGGACTCGATCCCGAGGCCCGCTACGATCTCACCAACTTCGACGGCGGCGAACCCCAACAGATGCCGGGCATGGACCTGCTCGAAAATGGCCTCAAGGTCACCGCCTCCAGTCAGCCGGCAGCCCTGATCTACCGCTATCAACGTCGACCTTGA